One window of the Candidatus Phycorickettsia trachydisci genome contains the following:
- a CDS encoding ankyrin repeat domain-containing protein has protein sequence MTPEEKFNELFDHLTSGRIDEAIRMVREETDININEKGRRNLTPLDLAVTLSLRPGNQGRVLELIRALVEKGADIEARYPGGNTALLLAAIYGNRDLMNNLIAIGADIQARNTAGSTALHIAVERNNPYIVSALVEGGAAIGALDERGRTPLHLSNVATDPNIVNLLLERGADVNTLDINNRSAIRNQDIPDHLRFALMHARYGAVLGLLNSPVTLRGMILESLIDTEVLRQIYSTRRLPVEMMWRGLRNLRHSVEQDTTLSQNVKKRVIKGLDIALEDLKPVALLSIKSQRSRSVSLNRYRRIHDTLLEMQLVYPENQDIKNHLKSLQEDNLPYIRSIIGSMDGGIDPENLSTVSIRDHIYKDFTTKRDDNLLLELTSYLAPDELNRIRQGLFAAVREEEGGAAPTRIASQNPTHTTPSKNQKPSNKNLTRTANSNQGLHREGAAHGGGAQESRLNSPTNHARESSREPTSPNRWQNRFEGGGAAPTRSRSPSPTQTGGLSRQDRLQQQKEQGRKDRSKSPKR, from the coding sequence ATGACACCAGAAGAAAAATTTAATGAATTATTTGATCATTTAACAAGCGGGAGAATAGATGAAGCGATACGGATGGTTCGAGAGGAAACAGACATAAATATTAATGAAAAAGGACGGCGTAATCTAACACCTCTAGACCTTGCTGTAACTCTCTCTCTTCGTCCAGGTAATCAAGGAAGAGTCTTGGAACTAATTCGAGCTCTAGTTGAAAAGGGAGCAGATATTGAAGCAAGATATCCAGGTGGTAATACAGCTTTGCTTTTAGCTGCAATATACGGTAACAGAGACTTGATGAATAACTTAATTGCTATAGGAGCAGATATTCAAGCAAGAAATACAGCTGGTTCGACGGCATTACACATTGCAGTTGAGCGTAATAACCCATATATAGTAAGCGCTTTAGTTGAAGGAGGAGCTGCTATTGGAGCTTTAGATGAGAGGGGTAGAACCCCTTTACATCTTTCAAACGTTGCAACTGACCCTAATATAGTAAATCTTTTACTTGAAAGAGGTGCTGATGTTAATACATTAGACATAAATAATAGAAGTGCTATAAGAAACCAAGATATACCAGACCATTTGCGTTTTGCCCTAATGCATGCAAGATATGGTGCAGTCTTAGGCCTTTTAAATTCTCCTGTAACGCTGCGCGGAATGATTCTTGAAAGCTTAATAGATACGGAAGTATTGAGGCAAATTTATAGTACCCGCCGTTTACCTGTAGAGATGATGTGGAGAGGGTTGCGCAACTTAAGACATTCTGTTGAGCAAGACACAACTCTATCACAAAATGTAAAGAAGCGGGTTATAAAAGGATTAGATATAGCCTTAGAGGATTTAAAACCAGTAGCTTTACTGAGTATAAAAAGCCAGCGAAGTAGATCCGTATCACTTAATAGATATAGAAGAATTCATGATACCTTACTGGAAATGCAATTAGTCTATCCTGAAAATCAAGACATTAAAAATCACCTCAAAAGTTTACAAGAAGATAATCTTCCATATATAAGGAGCATAATTGGATCAATGGATGGAGGCATCGATCCCGAGAATCTTTCCACAGTATCAATCAGAGATCATATATACAAAGACTTTACCACCAAACGCGACGATAATTTGTTATTGGAATTGACTTCTTATTTAGCTCCCGATGAACTTAACAGGATACGTCAAGGACTGTTCGCAGCAGTTCGAGAGGAAGAAGGAGGAGCTGCCCCTACTAGAATAGCATCTCAAAATCCAACACATACCACTCCTTCTAAAAATCAGAAGCCATCTAATAAAAATCTAACAAGAACTGCGAATAGTAATCAAGGGTTACATAGAGAAGGTGCCGCTCATGGTGGAGGAGCGCAGGAATCTAGGTTGAATTCCCCAACAAATCATGCACGTGAAAGCTCAAGAGAGCCAACCTCACCAAATCGTTGGCAAAATAGATTTGAAGGTGGAGGCGCTGCACCTACCAGAAGTCGCTCTCCTAGTCCAACTCAAACTGGAGGCCTTTCTCGTCAAGATAGGTTACAACAACAAAAAGAACAAGGACGAAAAGATAGATCAAAATCACCTAAAAGATAG
- a CDS encoding ankyrin repeat domain-containing protein, producing MTDNCALLLNAALENNLDKIKSCVEQDCLPLDAALDDEGKTILHIAVQKGYLELVEYIVEKTPQLILKADKEGNYPLHYAAENGYAEITLAILQADRMAINLLNKKNHTPFKVAVDKKDIDIVAIILRECGSIFRVNPLDVAIENDDGQMITKIIEICPELLDRKDQEGNAPLHPAINKAKAVSVKGILEANPKAIFSKNKDESTPLSPILREESQDVGEILEESDVTEWELSEIPKANLTDTEKTEAIRVILETHPQIIQVRNEGGKTLAHTVVTGQNTACRKLATEIFKKYPEAKFQQDNQGNTPLHIAIQNNNTQVAKTIIEQGIDILEIYNKAGKNPLHIATESYNYEIVKLILEVASFELVKKGTSNAERVNCLHIAAQLGYDDIVELILSKHQSLLYTQTATTKSTALHLAALYDHLEVIKVILRKSQDAIKLKDKDGLTPLDLAIKEDNLSTIKSILKYCKEAPSIQNTLVQTAAHSAVMFNKLKALKLILGSYPQTCDSAVKIKDSNGWTLLHHGAAQGHLAIVKHLVKEKAQIDDITSQQNSPLHLAACFGHNDVVDHLCSMGADINLKNQDGKTPIDNAIENGHPQVVRTILKESLKNDLYFIANSSKDILAKSIKSGHLEVVKSILEEILKNDPGFIANFGGELLARAIESGQVGIVYYLIAHKNIIHLKAMHLAIKSGHLNVIELLKEYGYEIDLTNLNGYTSAHLAAENGKLHVLTYLVTQDPGIINVKDSNLNSILHSAAVSEDLKTIQYLVKRGLDITASNVKGFTPLHLAAIFGRTNIVQFLTQQKQFAGNLDIKDSQGDTPLSLAVRNAHLKLVKMLLKQGANPNAQNNAGYRLIHLAVISNSTEMLNYLSDQGLRLDILSEDGLLPLHLAAIEGKVKMIQLFRKKGLDINQVDNEGLTPFDLAVKNGQLELVKWYLKECNDLNISSYNDHPESLIEKSSTEFIQLPLNKKSDNSIQNTPLHLAAQKGYLHAVKLLIERGAAINEFNKDKNTPLHLAVQNGHVTVVQELLSKEANTQLRNKAGQTPLDLAKAEGKQEIVDLLTIPQTSSQELIYETSPHKIKKNKTQKSTQSLVNKEVIELKTISENAIDIKTSQQNIDNTLDAQGNSPLHVAAMQGNTEKLKQLLDESETRSQINAQNKDGSTPLHLAVQNGHLNALDTLLKYSAENKQNKKGNNPLHFAAKSGNLEIAKLLLANGAEVKVTNKSGNSPLHLASHKGHQELVILFLENGAEINLPNNNGNNALHLAAQNGYIKVVESLLENGIDTAALNKESKTALKIAIESGHQEIVAILQNSIDTLAEKANKQEILESKEAFSKGIKHEITSNLHQANVTSAPSKMHMERPVDQAIRRGATLKESAFDLFKRGIDLHYAAKISYLDAIDTILKVGADINALNIHGQTPLYLAIFYDKYHSAQKLLKNGAKVEALYPHGFNLLHLAIHLDKSKYFIKLLIDHTTNIEAQDTAGNTAGHLATSKGRGDILSLILANKADINAKNKHGDTWLHVAMIYGYKNLINLLLDEGADIHALNFQGQTPLSLAVSYNKMGMVTELIKKGAKAELMDLYKSIAFCMPENFIISLVNTLDDVNVKGKDGYTFGHIASLYGLQKVLDFLLDKGANIHSLNDFGHTWLHMATVGGQNSTIQFLLARGAKEKAKDFAGNTPLHYAKTGETVKLLIESGADYSAYSRKKLTPLDQAILNSSPEVIAELIKYKPQQPKDYRDYGSLYNTSQDRSPIISKSKKIFQKSKQDNAATKSVVQFMKSDETSLKPGGITLDESHTSNDKAYAHTDEGEVKSLGEELDINT from the coding sequence ATGACAGACAATTGCGCATTATTACTCAACGCAGCTTTAGAAAATAACCTAGACAAAATAAAATCTTGCGTAGAACAAGATTGCTTGCCCCTTGATGCTGCTCTTGACGATGAAGGAAAAACAATTTTACACATAGCTGTACAAAAGGGATACCTTGAGTTAGTGGAATATATTGTAGAAAAAACTCCTCAATTAATTTTAAAAGCAGATAAGGAAGGTAATTATCCCTTACATTATGCTGCAGAAAATGGTTATGCCGAAATAACTCTTGCTATTTTACAAGCAGACAGAATGGCTATTAACCTTTTAAACAAAAAAAATCATACACCCTTCAAGGTAGCTGTAGATAAAAAGGATATTGATATAGTTGCGATAATATTAAGAGAATGTGGGTCTATATTTAGGGTAAATCCTTTAGATGTAGCAATAGAAAACGATGACGGTCAGATGATAACAAAAATTATAGAAATCTGCCCAGAATTACTCGATAGAAAAGATCAAGAAGGAAACGCACCCTTACACCCAGCCATAAATAAAGCTAAGGCTGTATCAGTAAAGGGAATTCTAGAAGCAAACCCCAAAGCGATATTTTCTAAAAATAAAGACGAATCAACACCTTTAAGTCCGATATTACGAGAAGAATCTCAAGATGTCGGTGAAATCCTTGAAGAGTCAGATGTTACAGAGTGGGAGTTGTCAGAAATTCCAAAAGCTAACCTAACTGATACAGAGAAAACAGAAGCGATAAGGGTCATCTTAGAAACTCATCCCCAAATCATTCAAGTTAGGAATGAAGGGGGAAAAACACTCGCGCACACGGTTGTGACAGGACAAAATACTGCTTGTCGTAAACTTGCGACCGAAATATTTAAAAAATATCCCGAAGCTAAATTTCAACAAGACAATCAAGGCAACACTCCATTACATATAGCTATACAAAATAATAATACACAAGTAGCCAAAACAATAATTGAGCAAGGCATCGACATCCTTGAAATATACAATAAAGCAGGTAAAAATCCATTACATATAGCCACAGAGTCTTATAATTACGAAATAGTAAAATTAATCTTAGAAGTTGCAAGCTTTGAACTTGTTAAAAAAGGTACTAGTAATGCCGAGAGAGTAAATTGTTTACACATTGCTGCACAGCTAGGATACGATGACATAGTAGAATTAATTTTATCTAAACATCAGAGCCTTCTCTACACACAAACTGCCACAACCAAATCTACAGCTTTGCACCTTGCTGCTTTATATGATCATTTAGAAGTAATAAAAGTTATCTTAAGGAAAAGTCAGGATGCTATAAAATTAAAGGATAAAGATGGTCTGACTCCTCTTGATCTGGCTATTAAAGAAGATAATTTAAGTACAATAAAATCTATTTTAAAATATTGTAAAGAAGCTCCTAGCATTCAAAACACTTTGGTACAAACAGCTGCTCACAGCGCTGTAATGTTTAATAAACTTAAGGCATTAAAATTAATATTAGGATCATATCCTCAAACGTGTGATTCAGCAGTGAAAATTAAAGACTCAAATGGTTGGACTCTATTACATCATGGAGCAGCTCAAGGACATTTAGCAATCGTAAAGCATCTCGTGAAGGAGAAAGCTCAAATTGATGATATAACTTCTCAGCAAAATTCGCCCCTACATCTAGCTGCATGCTTTGGTCACAATGATGTTGTGGATCACCTTTGTTCAATGGGGGCTGATATTAATTTGAAAAATCAAGATGGTAAAACCCCAATAGATAATGCCATAGAAAATGGACATCCTCAAGTAGTGAGAACTATATTAAAAGAAAGCTTAAAGAATGATCTCTATTTTATAGCCAACTCCAGCAAGGATATATTAGCTAAGTCCATAAAAAGCGGACACCTTGAAGTAGTAAAAAGCATATTAGAAGAAATTTTAAAAAATGATCCCGGTTTTATAGCCAACTTTGGGGGAGAATTATTGGCTAGAGCAATAGAAAGTGGACAAGTGGGGATAGTATATTACCTCATTGCACATAAAAATATTATTCACCTTAAAGCTATGCATTTAGCAATTAAGTCAGGGCATTTGAACGTGATAGAACTACTTAAAGAATATGGTTATGAAATCGACTTAACAAACTTAAATGGATATACTTCAGCACACTTAGCTGCAGAAAACGGAAAATTACACGTCTTAACTTATCTTGTTACACAAGATCCAGGTATTATTAATGTTAAAGATAGTAACCTTAACTCCATCCTACATTCAGCTGCAGTTAGCGAAGACTTAAAAACAATACAATATTTGGTCAAACGAGGTCTAGACATAACGGCTTCAAATGTGAAAGGCTTTACTCCATTGCATCTTGCAGCTATTTTTGGACGTACAAATATAGTGCAATTCTTAACTCAACAAAAACAGTTTGCCGGTAATCTCGACATCAAAGATAGTCAAGGTGATACGCCTTTAAGTTTAGCAGTCAGAAATGCTCATTTAAAGTTAGTGAAGATGCTTTTAAAACAAGGCGCCAACCCCAATGCTCAAAATAATGCAGGCTATAGGCTTATTCACTTAGCAGTTATTAGCAATTCAACCGAAATGCTCAATTATTTATCTGACCAAGGGCTAAGGTTAGATATCTTATCAGAAGATGGTTTACTACCATTACACCTAGCTGCCATCGAGGGCAAAGTAAAAATGATCCAGCTTTTCCGTAAGAAAGGTCTAGATATTAATCAGGTTGATAATGAAGGGCTTACACCTTTTGATTTAGCGGTGAAAAATGGCCAATTAGAATTAGTTAAGTGGTATTTAAAAGAGTGCAACGATCTAAACATAAGTAGCTATAATGATCATCCTGAAAGCTTAATAGAAAAATCATCAACAGAATTTATACAACTACCATTAAATAAGAAGAGCGATAACTCTATACAAAACACACCCTTGCATTTAGCCGCACAAAAAGGCTATTTACATGCAGTTAAATTGTTGATAGAAAGAGGGGCTGCGATTAATGAATTTAATAAAGATAAAAATACACCTTTACATTTAGCTGTACAAAATGGACATGTCACAGTCGTTCAAGAACTTTTGAGTAAAGAAGCCAATACTCAATTACGAAATAAAGCCGGTCAAACACCTTTAGATTTAGCCAAAGCAGAAGGTAAACAAGAAATAGTTGATTTATTAACTATTCCTCAAACCTCTTCGCAAGAACTAATATACGAAACCTCACCTCATAAAATTAAAAAGAATAAGACGCAAAAAAGTACTCAAAGTTTAGTCAATAAAGAAGTTATTGAATTAAAAACAATATCGGAGAATGCTATAGACATAAAGACTTCACAACAAAATATAGACAATACATTGGATGCTCAAGGTAACTCACCTTTGCATGTAGCAGCGATGCAAGGTAATACAGAAAAATTAAAACAACTGTTAGATGAATCAGAGACGAGATCTCAAATAAATGCTCAAAACAAAGATGGCTCTACTCCATTACACCTAGCTGTCCAAAATGGTCATCTCAATGCCTTAGATACTCTTTTGAAATATAGCGCAGAAAATAAGCAAAACAAAAAAGGAAATAATCCTTTACATTTTGCTGCTAAAAGTGGCAATCTGGAAATTGCAAAATTACTCTTAGCAAACGGCGCCGAAGTTAAAGTTACCAACAAAAGTGGTAATAGCCCACTACATTTAGCATCTCACAAGGGTCACCAAGAGTTAGTAATATTATTCCTAGAAAATGGCGCCGAAATTAACTTACCAAATAACAATGGAAATAACGCTTTACATTTAGCTGCGCAAAATGGATACATAAAAGTAGTTGAATCGCTGCTAGAAAATGGTATTGATACCGCAGCTCTTAATAAAGAATCTAAAACGGCCTTAAAGATTGCTATCGAATCTGGGCATCAGGAAATAGTTGCAATACTCCAAAATAGCATAGATACCCTAGCAGAAAAAGCTAATAAACAAGAAATACTAGAGTCAAAAGAGGCATTTTCAAAAGGAATCAAACACGAAATAACCTCTAATTTACATCAAGCTAATGTGACATCCGCACCCTCGAAGATGCATATGGAAAGACCAGTCGACCAAGCAATAAGAAGAGGTGCAACACTAAAAGAGTCGGCATTTGATTTATTTAAACGCGGGATTGACCTACATTATGCGGCAAAGATTAGTTATCTAGATGCTATAGATACAATTTTAAAAGTAGGGGCTGATATTAATGCTTTGAACATCCATGGTCAAACACCATTATATTTAGCCATATTTTATGACAAATATCATTCAGCGCAAAAACTTCTCAAAAATGGAGCTAAGGTAGAAGCATTGTACCCTCATGGATTTAATCTTTTGCACTTGGCAATACACCTTGATAAATCAAAATATTTTATTAAACTGTTAATCGATCATACCACCAATATTGAAGCTCAAGATACTGCGGGCAATACCGCTGGACACCTTGCTACCTCAAAAGGAAGAGGAGATATATTAAGTTTAATATTAGCTAATAAAGCGGATATAAATGCTAAAAATAAACATGGCGACACATGGCTCCACGTAGCTATGATCTATGGGTATAAAAATTTAATAAATTTACTTTTAGACGAAGGAGCTGATATTCATGCCTTAAATTTTCAGGGACAAACTCCTTTATCCCTAGCAGTATCTTACAACAAGATGGGAATGGTAACAGAATTAATTAAGAAAGGCGCCAAAGCTGAACTAATGGACCTATATAAATCTATAGCTTTTTGTATGCCTGAAAATTTCATTATATCACTAGTAAATACATTAGATGATGTTAATGTTAAGGGTAAGGACGGATATACTTTTGGACACATTGCTTCATTATATGGACTTCAAAAGGTTTTAGATTTCTTATTAGATAAAGGTGCCAATATACACTCTTTAAATGATTTTGGTCATACATGGCTTCATATGGCTACTGTGGGAGGACAAAATAGTACTATACAATTCCTACTAGCAAGAGGAGCTAAAGAGAAAGCCAAAGATTTTGCCGGCAACACTCCTTTACATTATGCAAAAACGGGAGAAACCGTAAAACTATTGATTGAAAGTGGCGCAGATTACTCAGCATATAGTAGGAAAAAATTGACACCATTAGACCAAGCCATTTTAAATTCTTCACCCGAAGTTATTGCAGAACTTATAAAATATAAGCCCCAGCAACCTAAAGACTATCGTGACTATGGGTCCCTATATAATACGTCACAAGATAGATCGCCCATAATCTCAAAAAGTAAAAAAATCTTTCAAAAAAGCAAACAAGACAATGCTGCTACTAAATCGGTTGTCCAGTTTATGAAATCAGATGAAACATCCCTAAAACCAGGGGGAATTACATTAGATGAATCTCATACCTCTAACGATAAAGCTTACGCACATACAGACGAAGGAGAAGTAAAAAGTTTAGGCGAGGAACTGGATATCAATACGTAA